A window of Nerophis lumbriciformis linkage group LG21, RoL_Nlum_v2.1, whole genome shotgun sequence genomic DNA:
GACTACTGAgtagttttttggggggttttcgtcccaaaaactgctgtaaaaatgaaaaatgaaaatgtTCTACTTAAAACTTTTTAAACACTGATTCTGGCATTCTGCCTATCAAGTTTTTATTATATTTGGGTATTTTGTCCATTTTTTATGTTTCCTTCCATGAAACCCTAacttaaaaaaagtataaaatgtatTGCAATAATGTCCTAAAACTGTATTTATGACATTGAATCTATGTATATAATCAATGTGTCTCTTTTGTTGTTTCAGGTTCTAGGCGTTCAGTCCAAGATGTGATCATCACACTGCGTCATCATTCAGCTCAGTTTCTATAGCAACCCAATATCAGAGTTTCATAGTTTCAAAAAACTGTCATTCCCACAATGCAGTCCTCTGGTTGCTCCTCTCAGCCTGCCAAGCCACGGCGTTTTGATGTCAGCAGGCGGCCCGCTACTTTAGCTGCACCAAGATCTCGTGGTCTTCAGAAGGAggataaaaacatgaataccatCTCTTCCCCCTCTCCTCGACGGGTGACCAGAGCTCCCGTCGCTCTCCCCAGAACCAGGCCGGCGGTGCAGCCTCGAGCACCAATCAGCCAAAGCAGATTTGGGGCTCAAAAAGCTTGCGCTGCCACCTCCAAACCAGCTAAACCCAAACCCAAGAGCGTCCGTGCGTCTCTGGCAACCAAGATCGCTCCAACTCTTCCACCACCTCCCGTAGTGCTCCCCCTCGACCCCAACTGCAACGAGCCAAGCCTGCCATGTCTCTGCTGCGACGGGCGCTCGCCGCAGGACAACAACAGCATGTTCAACcataaccacaacaacaacaacaccgttTCTCTCAGGCATCAACTGCAGCTTCCTCCGCCGCGTCCGGCCGTCGCAACTTCGAGGCAAGAAAGGACGGGGACCAAGGAGTTGCCCCCTCAGGTGGAGGCCCCCAAACTGGAGCCTGCTCCCCAGCCTGCCGCCGTGGATGAAAATAAATCAGACATGGACGATAAGAAAGATGTCAAATCAGAAGAAGAGGACGATGAAAGCAGCAGTGGTGACATTGACATTGATGACGAGGATGACGGTGATTGCGATGACGACGATGACGATGATACCCTGGTGCCCTCATGCTGTGACTGCCCGCCATCTCTCTTGGAGTTCTCGCTCTCCTCTTCTACCTCGTCCTCCTCTACTTCTATAAGCTCCTGCTCTGATCTGGAGTCTGACTGTGCAGAACAATACACCCCCCAAAACCAATCAGTCAAGGTCTTGTCTCCTGAATGTCATCCGCCTGCACGGTCACTCCCCGCCTTACCTCTTGGCCGTGGCCCCTACTCTTTTACGTCACACACCCCCATTTCATCCCCAGATGAGGGCTACCCCTCCGCCCTGGACACTCCTTCTCCAGACTACTTGGGAGTTAAAGGCGATCCCGAAGTCACCAAGCTGGGTTTGCTAGACTTCCTAGAATCGGTCGGAGAGTTTGGGAAAATGGAACGCTTCAGCCAGGTGATCCAAGTGGCTCGCTGGGATTTAGAGGGTGAGCAGAACTGGGATGTCTTACGGGATCGGTTAGATCACCTGGATCGCTTGGAGAAGGTCAACAGGGAGGTCAAACTGGCCTACATCTCCAGACTACATGAGAAGGGATTGGATCTTGGAGATCTCGAAGAGCGGGACCTCTCCGATTTGATGGATGAAATGGGCAACATTGACATTGGCTGGAAGTTGTATAAAACCCGAGGAGGGTTCATGGGAGAATCTCAGGAGTTCTCTGATGCAGGGGTTGACCTTACCGCTCCATCGGACAGCGATGATCCTCTCGCTCCGGACTCCCTCAGCCCTTCCCCTGCTGAGCCGCCACCCCGACCCCCGAAACCTCCGGCACGTCACGCCAGTGTCAACTCCGACCTCCACACCTACATCAATATCAGCCGGGAGACCACCTCCATGGCCGTTACCACCTCTCCTACCTTGACCACCTTCTCCCCCAACTCTTCCTCTCCCACATTTACCACCTTTCGTTGCGAGAAATCCTTGCCTTTGTCGCCACCGTCCATCCCTCCCCTCCCTCTCTCTAAACCAGTCCCTTACCTTACTCTTTACACCACTTCCTCCCCGTCAATACCCACCCCGACTCCTCCCATTCCCCCACCCCGAAGGCGACACCTCGCTAGGAAGGAGGCGCAGCGCCTTGCTGCCCTTCAAGCCGAACAAGAAAAGACCCCCCTGTCCTTACCGCCTCCTACTACCCGCCCCCCTCCTTTGCCTCCTCCGCCCATTATCTCCTCCTCTCTGCCTCCTCCAAGTGTACCTCCACCTGCCCTGCCTCCTCCACCTTCCTTCCATGCTCTGGATGTGGAGATCCGAAAGCTCCTGATGCTTGCAGGGTTGACCCAGGCCGAACTCCTCAAACTGAGCCCGGAGCTCGGCGACTGCGTTGGGTCATTAGAGGAAGAGGTCTGCGGAGAGCCAGTTGAGTTCAGGCTAAGAGAAGAATACGCCGAAGATGGATGGAGCAGCAAAAGCAAACTGGCGAGCACTCAAGAGTCAGTTTTTCCAGAGGAAGTAAAGATGGAAGCCCAGAGAACCACCTCATTCTCTGGCATGGCACGAAGAAGGAAGAATAACAGTATTCTGACATCAGACACTTACTACAGCACCATCTTCAGTAATATGCAAGAAACTAAAGCTAATAACTTTGAGTCTGGTCAAAATGCAGGCAAGGGACTCACTTCACCTGCCCCTCCTCCTCCACCTCGCCCACTGCCCCCAGTACCCCCAAGTGTGCCATCCCTCAAAGCCAGCACTCTCCAGGCTAACTCTGCACAGCCTGAGCGCTTTGATTGGCTCATAGCATTCACCCCCGATGCAGCTGCCCCGCCACAGCCCCCCGAAATAAAAAAACCTCAGGTAGAGACGGCAAAAAAGAGCCCTACAGCACCAAAGGTCACGAGCTTCAAAGAGCTGCGCTACCGCAACAAGAGCGCCGCCCCTGCAACTAGGGTTATCATCGAGCCGGACCCCGACCCCACGGTCATCACCCCTGACCCTGACATACTGTACAACCTGAAGTGGAGGCGGGAGAAGGAGGGCAGCGGGGGAAGTCAGTGGGAGTACACCTCGCAGGCTAAAGCCCTGCTCATGCAGCCACCTCCGGCTCTCACCTCCATGGCGGCGCTGAAGGAAATGCTGCAGAGGGCCGACAAGGAGAGCGGGAAAAGAAGCGACAAAACGGTCGGTTCGGTCAGCGACAGCAGCCTGTGGACGATGAGCAGGGAGTGGGAGCGGGAAGATCTGAAGAGGGAGGAGAAAGAACGGCGGGAAGAAGACGAGGCAGATGTTCGAGGACAAGCCGACGGAGGGAGGACTCTTGAATCAAGAACCACTGGTGAGAAGCCATTTTATGATGATGCTATTTTCAAGTATGTGTTAACAATGGTGCGGGACAAGGTAGGGCTATAATGATCTGATATGTGGACCACCTACACCATACCCGTCAACTGTCTCGATTTTTCTGGGAAACTCACGTATTTGGCTTTTTCTTCCCGACGGCCTCCTGTTCTCGTACATTTCTCATATTTTAACTTTGATAACTCTACGGGTACTCAGCCGGAGAAGCTCGGCTTTCGGTCCGCTTGGCAACACTTGGTTAACACTCAAATGCTCCAACACTAGGCTTACCTTGGGGGTTTTCGTCCTAAAATTCTAAGACAAATATGCTTAATGGTTTGTCTAATGTTACTAAGCCAAAGAGGAAATTGTAATCTACTAAATTGCAATAACAGACAATCATTTACTTATACCCAAATTAAATTCTCATGACAAGGTTGTCTACAAATTGTGCTACTAACAAAACACTCTAATTGATCATGCTAAACAATTACAAGTACTGTGTAGATGCTCCTCAGATTGGAGGTTGTACAAACCAAAACTAGATATtgcttgcacatttacttgtgactttggAGACATAAGACAAATAGCTTAAAgtgttattattttgtattattattttttactaaagGCAATTTGTTGATATGGTTATCTGCCATTTGTGCCTTGTTTCATTGGGATTCTTCATTTGTATATGTATACTTTTAGCTAAAGGAGCATCTGCTCTAAATCTGTTGTATGTCTTGACTACAATGACATCTAGAAAAGCTTTAAGAGAACGCAACCCTATCTTCCAAAAGTAAAGAATCCTTTAAAAAAATCCTGAATTCAGGCGGTGATCCGGCCCCCCAGAAAAaactaatcacttgttccttatccggCGTGTGACATTTCCTGAACGTTTTCATCAAAACAACGTTTTTAACTACCGGCAGCTaacaataaactaaaaaaaaattattggtaTTATCTTGGTTAATACTGCCGTCTTTTATTTTGAGACTTACTGTGCACTGGGCCAGCAGTGCGTACCGAATTCGGTGCTattatacacactaaaaaatactgggttattttgataatccaatttatgagttgctagtgttgggttcgATTTTGTTATaaaggtattattttaactcaatttctgggtttttcaacgagtaacacatttttgggtgaaaggctttttttaattaaaaagttacttttttcttgaaaggaattttattatggattaacattatttacaatcacccaacattgagttagcataactcaacttttgggttaaataattcaacccaatagtttggttgagaataatccaacattgagttagcataactcaacctttgggttaaataattcaacccaatagtttggttgggaataacccaacatttagttatcataactcatttttttggttaaataattcaatgcaaaagttgtgttgaaaaaattaacccaaaatgttgagttaaaataactcaaataaggggtttgtccttttctgaaccagcagttgggttaaaattgggttactttttaacccaacattttttagtgtgtaggcACGTACCGAATTCTGTCCATACTACCGgatatcgattcacgtaaaatcaaacggtgccatatttcgacACCTTTGTTGCTCATGGCGTCTTGTTGCAGACTAAAGAAgggctcattctctttctatgccacatcaatgaagaatgcgctcccaacaggtataaaagaaagtgcatctctatcctccttcaaaaccgcaataaaagttcacctccaggcagctacaaccctaaactaacaccatccccggattgttaataatcaaatgtaaacaatcaaatgcagatactttttcttatgccttctgatctctctctctctctctctctctctctctctctctctctctctctctctctctctctctctctctgcccactacttgctgtccatatcctaccaagtcagacctacactgttccaatatccatttctctgttctcaattgttgatgactgatgataacaaccaaacctaaccccccaccccccgcccccctccacaccccggattgtaaataatgtaaatgattcaatgtgattatcttgtgtgatgactgtattatgatgatagtatatatctgtatcatgaatcaatttaagtggaccccgacttaaacaagttgaaaaacttattcgggtgttaccatttagtggtcaattgtacggaatatgtacttcactgtggagcctactaataaaagtctcaatcaatcaatcaaaactcaaacacttggcgaggaaaAAAATCACCCATGCAGCACTCAGGGTGGACTCAGCCAATGTTCCAAGTTTccgtgccaacaaagcaagtatgcttggtagtaaaacgctccaacgtaagtaAAGTTCGGCTCCATCTTTCCAAAATGCGCGACCTTGAAGCTGATTTATAATGgctttgccatatacatgctacttaatagcattagcaattttacatggcaagttcaccacctccaaatttgttaatgaaaacttcaTATAAGATGCACATAACAAAACAGCAAATGTGTAAGTATACTACTTATAGTACAAACGCTTTGTAATAATCAACATAAGACTACACTGACATTCAGCTTCATGACAAAGGCTACTCCCTAATAAGAAGAACATGGTGACCGTGCCGTGACTTGATGAGTTGTCAACGTAGACAGGTTGTCAACACAACTGGGGAACAATTTTAGTGGATTTCACTGCATTGAAAATATTATAAAGGTAtagttgtactttttttttccactgaTAAAATGCTAATGATGCTAAGTCAGCATTGCGATAATCCATTTTTGAGAGTCTATTAACTTACTTAGTAGGGGTTgctctatttattatttataccaCAATGCGGTACAGTTACGATTTCAAATAGAAAAAAACCAAAGCAGCTGAAAGTGTAGATTATTTTTTAATGGCCAAGATGGAAGATGAGCATGAGTcagaaaaaaatgatagtttaatgATTGGTGACTCCACAATGTAAGAGGTAACCGTGTGAGATATGGAGGGATAAAAGTCATTATGAGGAGAATATTGGACACGTTCCAGACAGTTGTCCAAGTCTCTGGTTATTAAAGTGTGATGTCATCGCTGCCGTGCTTAATTATTCATTGCCTCTCTTTCCAAAGTCCTCTGAGCTTCTTTTCTCTTTCGCCAACTCACTTACCTCTTTTTCACCGTCGCAATATATATCCTGGCACATCTAAATTGCTCTTAGTGATTTTAAAGCCCGTCACCTTTGGGAGGTCTAAACTGTGTTTTTCCTCTTTCTGTCTACCCTGCCTCCTCCCCTTTCCCAAGAGTGGCTCACAAATAGCTCCGATCAGGTTTCATAACTCATGTGCTGCTGTTGGAACTGAAGACAAATTAATGCTGACCAAAAtaaatttttgtttatttcaaactACGTGCCTTCCTACCAAAATAAACAATGAGCTATTCACAATTACAACCTTAatatctcttatatatatattacattggcATTTATCAAACAGGCGCcaaactaagtttttttttagGTGTGTTCACACCTTAAGAGtattatgtacagtcgtggtcaaaggtttacatacacttgtaaagaacataatgtcctggctgtcttgagtttccaataatttctacaactcttatttttttgtgatagagtgattggagcacatacttgttggtcacaaaaaacattcatgaagtttggttcttttatgaatttattatgagtctactgaaaatgtgagcaaatctgctgggtcaaaagtatacatacagcaatgttaatatttgcttacatgtcccttggcaagtctcactgcaataaggcgcttttggtagccatccacaagcttctgcttgagtttttgaccactcctcttgacaaaattggtgcagttcagctaaatgtgttggttttctgacatggacttgtttgtacagcattgtccacacgtttaagtcaggactttgggaaggctattctaaaacctgaccacagaattttcctccagaaggtcttacctttgtccatgtgatgtcagatgaaacaaaaattgagctgtttggccacaatacccagcaatacgtttggaggagaaaatgtgaggcctttaatcccaggaacaccattccaaccgtcaagcatggtggtggtagtattatgctccgggtctgttttgctgccaatggaactggtgctttacagagagtaaatgggacaatgaaaaatgaggattacctccaaattcttcaggacaacctaaaatcatcagcccggaggttgggtcttgggcgcagttgggtgttccaacaagacaatgaccccaaacacacgtcaaaagtggtaaaggaatggctagaatgaaggttttagaatggcttttccaaagtcctgacttgaacgtgtggacaatgctgaagaaacaagtccatgtcagaaaaccaacaaatttagctgaactgcaccaattttgtcaagaggagtggtcaaaaattcaaccagaagcttgtgga
This region includes:
- the rusc1 gene encoding uncharacterized protein rusc1 isoform X2, with amino-acid sequence MQSSGCSSQPAKPRRFDVSRRPATLAAPRSRGLQKEDKNMNTISSPSPRRVTRAPVALPRTRPAVQPRAPISQSRFGAQKACAATSKPAKPKPKSVRASLATKIAPTLPPPPVVLPLDPNCNEPSLPCLCCDGRSPQDNNSMFNHNHNNNNTVSLRHQLQLPPPRPAVATSRQERTGTKELPPQVEAPKLEPAPQPAAVDENKSDMDDKKDVKSEEEDDESSSGDIDIDDEDDGDCDDDDDDDTLVPSCCDCPPSLLEFSLSSSTSSSSTSISSCSDLESDCAEQYTPQNQSVKVLSPECHPPARSLPALPLGRGPYSFTSHTPISSPDEGYPSALDTPSPDYLGVKGDPEVTKLGLLDFLESVGEFGKMERFSQVIQVARWDLEGEQNWDVLRDRLDHLDRLEKVNREVKLAYISRLHEKGLDLGDLEERDLSDLMDEMGNIDIGWKLYKTRGGFMGESQEFSDAGVDLTAPSDSDDPLAPDSLSPSPAEPPPRPPKPPARHASVNSDLHTYINISRETTSMAVTTSPTLTTFSPNSSSPTFTTFRCEKSLPLSPPSIPPLPLSKPVPYLTLYTTSSPSIPTPTPPIPPPRRRHLARKEAQRLAALQAEQEKTPLSLPPPTTRPPPLPPPPIISSSLPPPSVPPPALPPPPSFHALDVEIRKLLMLAGLTQAELLKLSPELGDCVGSLEEEVCGEPVEFRLREEYAEDGWSSKSKLASTQESVFPEEVKMEAQRTTSFSGMARRRKNNSILTSDTYYSTIFSNMQETKANNFESGQNAGKGLTSPAPPPPPRPLPPVPPSVPSLKASTLQANSAQPERFDWLIAFTPDAAAPPQPPEIKKPQVETAKKSPTAPKVTSFKELRYRNKSAAPATRVIIEPDPDPTVITPDPDILYNLKWRREKEGSGGSQWEYTSQAKALLMQPPPALTSMAALKEMLQRADKESGKRSDKTVGSVSDSSLWTMSREWEREDLKREEKERREEDEADVRGQADGGRTLESRTTVSSPPLSLTQPPQPYFLHTAPSNGHPGRFHINARQNAHAGRESLDSRWAQADFDLDSVFSNDSRAGFDAQYREFKQNAAAFYFNDYRIQDSWDSPTNLDSLYCSDKAGLAVPNAAPGCTTPYRNVDVMMTYSCNPKKQTDHSTNKIRASKELPPLPTYYLHRSKNCPLHGGSPPRLSPVGALSPPHRSGAGSDLSSPLFPRSHTLPALVAPLYYPHLYPPMPPCAPPRPPKLYQASRQPRLASKISISLLLHFVWLSLLLLCLDFLHSVGKNINVFHLAHTVVVKSLHTLVKNIMSWLS
- the rusc1 gene encoding uncharacterized protein rusc1 isoform X1, which translates into the protein MQSSGCSSQPAKPRRFDVSRRPATLAAPRSRGLQKEDKNMNTISSPSPRRVTRAPVALPRTRPAVQPRAPISQSRFGAQKACAATSKPAKPKPKSVRASLATKIAPTLPPPPVVLPLDPNCNEPSLPCLCCDGRSPQDNNSMFNHNHNNNNTVSLRHQLQLPPPRPAVATSRQERTGTKELPPQVEAPKLEPAPQPAAVDENKSDMDDKKDVKSEEEDDESSSGDIDIDDEDDGDCDDDDDDDTLVPSCCDCPPSLLEFSLSSSTSSSSTSISSCSDLESDCAEQYTPQNQSVKVLSPECHPPARSLPALPLGRGPYSFTSHTPISSPDEGYPSALDTPSPDYLGVKGDPEVTKLGLLDFLESVGEFGKMERFSQVIQVARWDLEGEQNWDVLRDRLDHLDRLEKVNREVKLAYISRLHEKGLDLGDLEERDLSDLMDEMGNIDIGWKLYKTRGGFMGESQEFSDAGVDLTAPSDSDDPLAPDSLSPSPAEPPPRPPKPPARHASVNSDLHTYINISRETTSMAVTTSPTLTTFSPNSSSPTFTTFRCEKSLPLSPPSIPPLPLSKPVPYLTLYTTSSPSIPTPTPPIPPPRRRHLARKEAQRLAALQAEQEKTPLSLPPPTTRPPPLPPPPIISSSLPPPSVPPPALPPPPSFHALDVEIRKLLMLAGLTQAELLKLSPELGDCVGSLEEEVCGEPVEFRLREEYAEDGWSSKSKLASTQESVFPEEVKMEAQRTTSFSGMARRRKNNSILTSDTYYSTIFSNMQETKANNFESGQNAGKGLTSPAPPPPPRPLPPVPPSVPSLKASTLQANSAQPERFDWLIAFTPDAAAPPQPPEIKKPQVETAKKSPTAPKVTSFKELRYRNKSAAPATRVIIEPDPDPTVITPDPDILYNLKWRREKEGSGGSQWEYTSQAKALLMQPPPALTSMAALKEMLQRADKESGKRSDKTVGSVSDSSLWTMSREWEREDLKREEKERREEDEADVRGQADGGRTLESRTTAVRSVSFGGAAQRGEASWMGEDAPQPMRGLRLSSLHLLEKRALVGAVSVAVEAVLAQFSSSRTAVQKALSGDSTVNPSLGRLVLQCLCPALHSLLTDGLKPHQSDLIAGRRPTSAWSLVQASTRPGPKTQALFNLQARVGELPQLKQNKHRFNAFLLGLLNSKRLDFWVSHVQSCCDVLDTYYRPTSFMRLSLTACQALFDELLVVLQPLSLLTFNLDLLFQHHYLEPHSPVSKVCSPPGQDAGQKAPHSQLRGGRYMESLSEVDFASPEHQVASAATPNNGGLGGSSDSNTAPTLSHTSPQLMWVQEKRIGELPPPNLDEEGLAQQAGQVIQQGWGAVMRWGGRLSQNLAAGRTSPPVHQAEPASDIAMVSSVAQVPWGLSRLFGSTPKSPNSPVGHAPPTRRPSQWLAPSVTALTRMVSSTSAPVLRKTPEPQWETEAKSESVPDTLEMMDRPKSLRSVRTLCDYAGKPSELSFCKGEELLVLGGVDQDWIRCRQGDREGLVPIGYTSLIM